In candidate division TA06 bacterium, the genomic stretch GATTCGGCAAACCGTTTCAGATGGTAAAAAAGGTCGGCCAGATGATAGAGGGCGTAACATAAAAAATACTTGCTGTTTATTGTTCCGGTGATTTTTATGGCCTGTTCATAATAATCAATTGCCGGGGTATAATCCTCCCGTTGTTTGTAATAGTCGCCCAAATGCCCCAGCACTTGGCCCTGGTTTTCCCTGTTTCCCAGTTCCTTGGCCAGGGCCAAGGCAAAGCTGAAATATTCCAGGCTTTGATCGTACTGCCCCCGGTTCAGATATACTGTGCCCAAATTGTCGCTGGCCAGGATCAGCCCCTGCTTGTCGGCCATCTGCCGGCTGATCAGGTGATATCTTTCAAAGCACGGCAACGCGTTGATGTAGTCGTCCAGCTCAAAATATATAGTGCCGATGTTGCACAGGGCATAGCTTTCCATCTGGAGGTTTCCCAGCTGGCGGGCCAGGGTCAGGTACTGTTGGGCATACTCCATACTTTTCTCCAGCCGGCCCTGCACCTCATATATCAGCCCGATGTTGCCGAGGGCCGCCACCATCGTTTCATCGTCGCCCATCTCCTTGGCCAGCCCGGCCGTTTTCTGATAGCATTCTATGGCCTTCTCGTATTCGCCCATCTGGTAATAGATGATGCCCATATTGCCGGTGGCCCGGCAAACCGTGCCCCGGTTGCCGTTATTCCGGGCCAGCTCCAGGGCTTTCTGCAGGCATTCCATGGCCCGGGGGTAGTCGCCCTGGTTGTGGTAGATCTCGGCGATGCCGTCGTAGGTATGACCCAGACCTTCCGGATCACGGTTCTTGGTTTGGATCTTCTCCCGATTTCCGGAAAAGCTCAAAGGCTGCTTCATAATTCCCCATATTTGTCAATAACTGGGCCAGGCGGTTCTGGGTCTCGGTTAAATAGCCAAGCTGGCCGGCGTTTTCCAGCCAAGCCACGTTGCTCTGGTAGACCATTTCGGCATTTTCCCAATCGCCCAGGGTCTGCAGCAGGTCGGCCTTCTTGTTCAACAGGGCAAAGGGCCAGTATCCGCCCGCTGCCTCGGTGTCCTGTCCGGCCAGCCATAATCTAGCTACTTTGTATTTATGTCGGTTATTGTCAAATTCCATTTATCTCCGATGGTTTGGAAAAGCAAAAAACGAAATCAGAATAAAAGACAACCGCCAGAAATTATTACTTTGGGATAACACCTGGAGTATTCAACAGGGCCGCCCCGATGGCCCCGGCCCAAGGCCCCAGCCGGGCAAGCTTGACTTTCACCCCAAGGGCATTATAGGGCATGGCCCGCTGTTTCATTTCCCGGACAACTGGCTTCATAATATATTTTCCGGCCTGGGCCACTCCTCCGCCGATTACGATGGCCTGGGGGTTGAAGATGTTGACGTAATTGGCCAGGCCCACCCCCAGCAGGATCCCTGTCTCGGCCAACGCTTTGACGGCGGCAACTTCGCCCCTTTTGGCCCGAACCGATATTTCAACCACGGTGAATTTTGAATTTTGAATTTTGAATTTTGAATTCAGGAA encodes the following:
- a CDS encoding tetratricopeptide repeat protein, whose amino-acid sequence is MEFDNNRHKYKVARLWLAGQDTEAAGGYWPFALLNKKADLLQTLGDWENAEMVYQSNVAWLENAGQLGYLTETQNRLAQLLTNMGNYEAAFELFRKSGEDPNQEP
- a CDS encoding tetratricopeptide repeat protein, which codes for MKQPLSFSGNREKIQTKNRDPEGLGHTYDGIAEIYHNQGDYPRAMECLQKALELARNNGNRGTVCRATGNMGIIYYQMGEYEKAIECYQKTAGLAKEMGDDETMVAALGNIGLIYEVQGRLEKSMEYAQQYLTLARQLGNLQMESYALCNIGTIYFELDDYINALPCFERYHLISRQMADKQGLILASDNLGTVYLNRGQYDQSLEYFSFALALAKELGNRENQGQVLGHLGDYYKQREDYTPAIDYYEQAIKITGTINSKYFLCYALYHLADLFYHLKRFAESGDLNSKALAIAREIQSRDVVFNTSLLETLLAYQQKPSPGESDLTELENLAIRNRERAELYFHKFIMTKTEKHRQEALNLYVKIYEKTKNIKYLQKIEFLNNIG